A portion of the Halopelagius inordinatus genome contains these proteins:
- a CDS encoding DUF4129 domain-containing protein, whose amino-acid sequence MKRTAGRTLALAVLAVLALGVAAATIDTAVTGGAGGGFGSSGATGGGPTTADDVGTDGTGWSAPPLFAPVCIPFLTRPLVVFALVALFALLVGATYRETRSLLPVAAVVVSFGVPGYVLWAFLTVCSVDPSSNEVLPPPDPPNISVPQGGGGVPGSGDGQLTAPSVVFGLVLVLAVVGAVALFLFSTGDDEASDPDAVPEAADSEVDVGDIGRAAGAAADRIEGDADVENEVYRAWGEMTTLLDISNPKASTPGEFADAAVTAGMARDDVEELTRLFEDVRYGGRTPTEERESRAVAALRRIESTYAGDET is encoded by the coding sequence GTGAAGCGAACGGCCGGTCGGACGCTGGCTCTCGCCGTCCTCGCCGTCCTCGCCCTCGGCGTCGCCGCCGCCACCATCGATACGGCCGTGACCGGGGGGGCGGGCGGCGGGTTCGGCTCTTCGGGCGCGACGGGCGGCGGTCCGACGACGGCCGACGACGTCGGCACCGACGGGACCGGATGGTCCGCGCCACCGCTGTTTGCGCCCGTCTGCATCCCGTTTCTCACCCGACCGCTCGTCGTCTTCGCCCTCGTCGCCCTGTTCGCACTGCTCGTCGGGGCGACGTACCGAGAGACTCGGTCTCTGCTCCCCGTCGCCGCAGTCGTCGTCTCGTTCGGCGTTCCGGGCTACGTGCTGTGGGCGTTTCTGACCGTCTGTTCCGTCGACCCCTCCTCGAACGAGGTTCTGCCCCCGCCGGACCCGCCGAACATCTCGGTGCCGCAGGGCGGCGGCGGAGTTCCCGGTTCGGGTGACGGCCAACTCACGGCCCCGAGCGTCGTCTTCGGTCTCGTTCTCGTCCTCGCGGTCGTCGGGGCCGTCGCCCTCTTTTTGTTCTCGACGGGCGACGACGAGGCGTCCGACCCCGACGCCGTCCCCGAGGCGGCCGACTCGGAGGTTGACGTCGGAGATATCGGACGGGCCGCGGGTGCCGCCGCCGACAGAATCGAGGGCGACGCGGACGTGGAAAACGAGGTGTACCGCGCGTGGGGAGAGATGACGACGCTTCTCGACATCTCGAATCCGAAGGCGAGTACGCCCGGGGAGTTCGCCGACGCGGCGGTCACCGCCGGGATGGCGCGCGACGACGTCGAGGAACTCACGCGCCTGTTCGAGGACGTCCGATACGGCGGGCGGACGCCGACCGAAGAACGGGAGTCGCGGGCCGTCGCGGCACTCCGACGCATCGAATCGACGTACGCGGGGGACGAGACGTGA
- a CDS encoding DUF7269 family protein — protein sequence MNASDLMGAIGGLCVVFGLASLAGYAVPGLSATYVFVTFVGVVAGIQGLRYALARRNVTVLETETGDSERRYRVPVPGDDADRELSLSGGWRGRRGSSTVRERIREAAIRTLVLRDNCTEAEAEARIDVGSWTDDPVAAQYLGADASVPLRTRLRLAVRGNAPAVRARRAVAAVERLRAETDRRPESAPGEPADESTDGTRRTPAGETR from the coding sequence GTGAACGCCTCCGACCTGATGGGCGCGATAGGCGGTCTCTGCGTCGTCTTCGGCCTCGCCAGTCTGGCCGGCTACGCCGTCCCGGGGCTGAGCGCGACGTACGTCTTCGTGACGTTCGTCGGCGTCGTCGCGGGGATTCAGGGGCTCCGGTACGCTCTCGCACGACGGAACGTGACCGTCCTCGAAACGGAGACGGGCGACTCCGAGCGTCGGTATCGGGTGCCGGTCCCCGGCGACGACGCGGACCGAGAACTGTCGCTCTCGGGCGGGTGGCGCGGACGTCGCGGGTCTTCGACCGTCCGAGAGCGAATCCGAGAGGCGGCGATCCGAACGCTCGTCCTCCGGGACAACTGCACCGAGGCCGAGGCCGAAGCCCGAATCGACGTGGGGTCGTGGACCGACGACCCGGTCGCGGCGCAGTATCTGGGCGCGGACGCGTCGGTTCCGTTGCGGACGCGCCTCCGTCTCGCCGTCCGCGGGAACGCCCCGGCAGTGCGCGCGAGACGGGCCGTCGCGGCGGTCGAGCGACTCCGCGCCGAGACCGACCGACGGCCCGAGAGCGCGCCCGGCGAACCGGCTGACGAATCGACCGACGGGACGCGGCGCACACCCGCGGGTGAGACCCGATGA
- a CDS encoding DUF58 domain-containing protein gives MRSFDTNRWTGIEGAALLAGAVGVVAQRPSLLLVAGLGVAYTAYAWFGDAPTPTLELTRELSETAPDTEEPVTVTVTATNAGDATLPDLRLVDEVPPALEVVEGSARLGTALRPGASATFSYEVEAVRGEHEWGPLTAIVRSPSGEEERTAEFEAETVLRCTPSLGATADLPLRGLTTQYTGRVATDVSGVGLEFFSTREYRHGDPLSRIDWKRRAKTGELGTVEFREERAATVVLLVDARKEAYVAPAGGDRNAVERSVDAATQAFTSLLDSGDRVGVAALSPHECWFPPGTGADHRARARELFGSHPALAPTPPEDAYVATVALRRLRRRLPTDAQVLFFSPLADDVATLTARRIDAYGHLVTVVSPDPTAGDSAGRGSTGGRTDSEDTTGHRLARIERQNRIDTLRRAGIRVLDWGEEPLATQLARAARRWSA, from the coding sequence ATGAGGTCGTTCGACACGAACCGGTGGACCGGAATCGAGGGCGCGGCGCTTCTCGCCGGGGCCGTCGGCGTCGTCGCACAGCGACCCTCGCTCCTCCTCGTGGCCGGTCTCGGCGTCGCTTACACCGCGTACGCGTGGTTCGGCGACGCGCCGACGCCGACGCTGGAACTGACGCGCGAACTGAGCGAGACGGCACCCGACACCGAGGAACCGGTCACCGTGACCGTCACGGCGACGAACGCCGGAGACGCGACGCTTCCCGACCTCCGTCTCGTGGACGAGGTTCCGCCCGCCTTGGAGGTAGTCGAGGGGTCTGCGCGCCTCGGAACCGCGCTCCGTCCCGGCGCGTCGGCGACGTTCTCCTACGAGGTGGAGGCGGTCCGCGGCGAACACGAGTGGGGGCCGCTGACGGCTATCGTCCGCAGTCCGAGCGGTGAGGAAGAACGTACGGCGGAGTTCGAAGCCGAGACGGTCCTCCGCTGTACCCCCTCGTTGGGTGCGACGGCCGACCTGCCGCTTCGCGGCCTCACGACGCAGTACACCGGACGAGTGGCGACGGACGTGTCGGGGGTCGGACTGGAGTTTTTCTCCACGCGCGAGTACCGTCACGGTGACCCGTTGTCCCGCATCGACTGGAAGCGCCGGGCCAAGACGGGCGAACTCGGCACCGTCGAGTTCCGAGAGGAACGCGCCGCGACCGTCGTCCTCCTCGTCGACGCTCGGAAGGAGGCGTACGTCGCCCCCGCGGGCGGCGACCGGAACGCCGTCGAACGGAGCGTGGACGCCGCGACGCAGGCGTTCACCTCACTTCTCGACAGCGGTGACCGCGTGGGCGTCGCCGCCCTCTCGCCGCACGAGTGTTGGTTCCCGCCGGGGACGGGTGCGGACCACCGCGCCCGCGCCCGCGAACTGTTCGGCTCTCATCCCGCACTCGCGCCGACGCCCCCCGAGGACGCGTACGTCGCCACCGTCGCCCTCCGCCGCCTCCGACGCCGCCTCCCGACGGACGCGCAGGTGCTTTTCTTCTCCCCGTTGGCCGACGACGTCGCGACGCTCACGGCCCGGCGAATCGACGCCTACGGCCACCTCGTGACGGTCGTAAGCCCGGACCCGACGGCCGGCGACAGCGCAGGACGCGGTTCGACGGGCGGTCGGACGGACTCCGAGGACACCACGGGGCACCGACTCGCCCGAATCGAACGGCAGAACCGCATCGACACGCTCCGTCGAGCGGGTATTCGCGTCCTCGACTGGGGCGAGGAACCGCTTGCGACGCAACTGGCCCGCGCCGCGCGGCGGTGGTCCGCGTGA
- a CDS encoding DUF7519 family protein: MTEITRSPPVVGSSLSLVAATVALVFAALSAQSAVAPAAVGVFLLGVGLYRASRRLVTLGSAALFVGVLLAGVRGGVPEAVLLSALATVLAWDTADHALGIGEQLGREAHSSRLVFVHAATTLLVGVFGSALCYAVYLAVGGGQPVSAVVLLLLGAVALVSALRGSGESNRAVRRGR, from the coding sequence GTGACCGAGATAACCCGGTCGCCGCCCGTCGTCGGGTCGTCGCTCTCTCTCGTCGCGGCCACCGTCGCCCTCGTTTTCGCGGCGCTCTCCGCACAGAGCGCGGTCGCTCCGGCGGCGGTGGGCGTCTTCCTCCTCGGCGTCGGCCTCTATCGCGCCTCGCGCCGACTCGTCACGCTGGGTTCCGCGGCGCTCTTTGTAGGCGTCCTCCTCGCGGGCGTCCGCGGCGGCGTCCCCGAAGCCGTCCTCCTGTCTGCGCTCGCGACCGTCCTCGCGTGGGACACCGCCGACCACGCACTCGGTATCGGCGAGCAACTCGGGCGCGAGGCGCACTCGTCGCGTCTCGTCTTCGTCCACGCGGCGACGACGCTCCTCGTCGGCGTGTTCGGATCCGCCCTCTGTTACGCCGTCTACCTCGCCGTCGGCGGCGGGCAACCCGTCTCCGCGGTGGTTCTGTTGCTCCTCGGCGCGGTGGCTCTCGTCTCCGCGCTCCGCGGGAGCGGAGAGTCGAATCGGGCGGTCAGGCGCGGGCGGTAG
- a CDS encoding AAA family ATPase: protein MDIPDASQSCDEVLREVSRAVVADRAFLERILLGVLARGHVLIEDVPGTGKTLTAQSVATALGLSFSRVQFTPDLLPSDVTGTNIYDESERTFEFSEGPIFANVVLADEINRAPPKTQAALLEAMEEGQVTVDGETHALPDPFFVIATQNPVESEGTFPLPEAQVDRFVVKTNVGYPDVEGEVELLRRRVGRENRSPEVGAVLRGDDVAELRRAPEAVRVDDDILRYVAEIARATRSDRRVEVGVSPRGTQRLLETTRAHAVLAGREYATPDDVKGVAPSVLAHRLVLTPDAQVNDVRKAGIVADVLERVEVPTLD, encoded by the coding sequence ATGGACATCCCCGATGCGAGCCAGTCGTGCGACGAGGTTCTGCGCGAGGTGTCGCGGGCCGTCGTCGCCGACCGCGCGTTTCTCGAACGAATCCTCCTCGGCGTCCTCGCGCGCGGGCACGTCCTCATAGAGGACGTTCCGGGGACGGGAAAGACGCTCACGGCCCAAAGCGTCGCCACCGCCCTCGGCCTCTCGTTTTCGCGCGTCCAGTTCACGCCTGACCTCCTCCCCTCGGACGTGACGGGGACCAACATCTACGACGAATCAGAGCGGACGTTCGAGTTCTCGGAGGGTCCCATCTTCGCGAACGTCGTCCTCGCGGACGAGATAAACCGCGCGCCGCCGAAGACCCAAGCCGCCCTGCTCGAAGCGATGGAGGAGGGACAAGTGACCGTAGACGGCGAGACGCACGCTCTCCCCGACCCCTTCTTCGTCATCGCCACCCAGAACCCGGTCGAAAGCGAGGGGACCTTTCCCCTCCCCGAGGCGCAGGTGGACCGCTTCGTCGTCAAGACGAACGTCGGCTACCCCGACGTCGAGGGCGAAGTCGAACTGCTCCGCCGTCGCGTGGGGCGAGAGAATCGAAGCCCCGAGGTGGGGGCCGTCCTCCGCGGCGACGACGTGGCGGAACTCCGGCGCGCGCCCGAGGCGGTTCGCGTCGACGACGACATCCTCCGGTACGTCGCGGAGATAGCCAGAGCGACCCGGTCGGACCGGCGCGTCGAGGTGGGCGTCTCACCGCGCGGGACCCAACGCCTGTTGGAGACCACCCGCGCCCACGCCGTCCTCGCGGGGCGAGAGTACGCGACGCCCGACGACGTGAAGGGCGTCGCCCCGTCCGTGTTAGCGCACCGACTCGTTCTCACGCCCGACGCGCAGGTCAACGACGTGCGGAAGGCCGGTATCGTCGCCGACGTCCTCGAACGCGTCGAAGTGCCGACGCTCGACTGA
- a CDS encoding CocE/NonD family hydrolase yields MSNNDWSISRRGFLGTVGGGALLALSSAQAAGRSPALDDPPIDEVTVKDDVGVDMRDGTELSTDVYLPESGDAADGYPTLVTRTPYKKEFYGDQAEGFAQYGYAVVVQDVRGKFGSPGDFYPYRTADAASEDSYDTVEWAAEQDWSNGKVGTYGISYAAGTQWSLVHNEELPPHLEAMAPGFAVASYYGQGAYAGGAALLSHNIDYLNGFAIEQYNRDDSNRDETESPIPGEDELSPLEEAQEAMMQLYWDLPVVPFEPMQEAGYDYLNDWHTNEVYNEYWEQQDHTRHYDKVDVPVLNYGGWYDIFDQGVIWNFEGLRDESDAPEQAELVMGPYTHGNQGIEAQGAVTGPFLFADNSDFDEMTLLLSWFGRTLKGESEAGDSPPVRLYVPGLDEWVGAEEFPLAATEHTKYYLHSDGDAGIGDITDTDYRYEGVLSTEKTHSEYDASRDEYTYDPADPVVTGGGYNTHWEGGVNDRATSYHRRDDILVYETDVLEEDVAVVGPITATLYASSSAVDTDFVVTLSDVNPVDRAGGLRVAEGARRGRIGDVSADPRDTETYSEVTELEPSEVYEWKIAVWPTARVFEAGHRIRIDVTSSDFPRYSRNLNTGEGLTGEEMEVADQTIYHDADRPSNVELPLVPVSELEEMVIDGPVPGAPNDGHSPD; encoded by the coding sequence ATGTCGAACAACGACTGGTCGATTTCGAGGCGAGGCTTCCTGGGTACCGTCGGCGGCGGCGCGCTGTTGGCGCTTTCGAGCGCACAGGCGGCGGGTCGGTCGCCAGCGCTCGACGACCCGCCGATAGATGAGGTCACGGTGAAAGACGACGTCGGCGTCGATATGCGCGACGGCACCGAACTGTCGACGGACGTCTACCTCCCCGAGTCGGGTGACGCGGCGGACGGCTATCCGACACTCGTCACGCGGACGCCGTACAAAAAGGAGTTCTACGGGGACCAAGCCGAGGGGTTCGCCCAGTACGGGTACGCCGTCGTCGTTCAGGACGTCCGCGGTAAGTTCGGTTCGCCCGGCGACTTCTACCCCTATCGGACCGCCGACGCCGCGTCGGAAGATAGCTACGACACCGTCGAGTGGGCGGCCGAACAGGACTGGTCGAACGGCAAGGTCGGCACCTACGGCATCTCCTACGCCGCGGGGACGCAGTGGTCGCTCGTTCACAACGAGGAACTTCCGCCGCATCTCGAAGCGATGGCCCCGGGATTCGCCGTCGCGAGTTACTACGGACAGGGTGCCTACGCCGGCGGCGCGGCGCTTCTCTCGCACAACATCGACTATCTGAACGGGTTCGCAATCGAGCAGTACAACCGAGACGACTCGAACCGAGACGAAACCGAGAGCCCGATTCCGGGCGAGGACGAACTCTCCCCCCTCGAAGAGGCCCAAGAAGCGATGATGCAACTCTACTGGGACCTCCCGGTGGTGCCCTTCGAACCGATGCAGGAGGCGGGCTACGACTATCTCAACGACTGGCACACGAACGAAGTCTACAACGAGTACTGGGAGCAACAAGACCACACCCGCCACTACGACAAGGTGGACGTCCCGGTGTTGAACTACGGCGGATGGTACGACATCTTCGATCAGGGCGTCATCTGGAACTTCGAGGGACTCAGAGACGAAAGCGACGCGCCGGAGCAAGCGGAACTCGTCATGGGGCCGTACACCCACGGCAATCAGGGTATCGAGGCGCAGGGCGCGGTGACGGGTCCGTTCCTCTTCGCCGACAACTCCGATTTCGACGAGATGACGCTTCTGCTGTCGTGGTTCGGCCGCACCCTGAAAGGCGAGTCTGAGGCGGGCGACAGTCCGCCCGTCCGCCTCTACGTCCCCGGACTCGACGAGTGGGTCGGTGCCGAGGAGTTCCCCCTCGCTGCGACCGAACACACCAAGTACTACCTCCACAGCGACGGAGACGCGGGCATCGGCGACATCACCGACACCGACTACCGCTACGAGGGGGTCCTCTCGACGGAGAAGACGCACTCCGAGTACGACGCCTCCCGCGACGAGTACACGTACGACCCGGCCGACCCCGTCGTGACCGGCGGCGGGTACAACACTCACTGGGAGGGCGGCGTCAACGACCGCGCGACGAGTTACCACCGGCGCGACGACATACTCGTCTACGAGACGGACGTCTTAGAGGAGGACGTCGCCGTCGTCGGCCCGATTACCGCGACCCTGTACGCCTCCTCGTCGGCGGTCGACACCGACTTCGTCGTGACGCTCTCCGACGTCAACCCGGTCGACCGTGCGGGCGGCCTCCGCGTCGCGGAGGGCGCGCGTCGGGGTCGTATCGGCGACGTGAGCGCCGACCCCCGCGATACGGAGACGTACTCCGAGGTGACCGAACTCGAACCCAGCGAGGTCTACGAGTGGAAGATAGCCGTCTGGCCGACGGCGCGCGTCTTCGAGGCGGGCCACCGCATCCGCATCGACGTCACGAGCAGCGACTTCCCGCGGTACTCCCGCAACCTCAACACCGGCGAGGGACTCACCGGCGAGGAGATGGAGGTGGCCGACCAGACTATCTACCACGACGCCGACCGACCCTCGAACGTGGAGTTACCCCTCGTTCCCGTCTCCGAACTGGAGGAGATGGTCATCGACGGACCGGTCCCCGGGGCGCCGAACGACGGGCACTCTCCCGACTGA
- a CDS encoding (R)-citramalate synthase encodes MVDLFGGNPNNTPTSVLDSDDRVQLLDTTLRDGEQAPGISLTPEEKAEIASALDAADVQYIEAGSACTGEGERETIRKVTSLGLDATVTSFARGVQRDVDLALDCDVDGVTIVVPGSDMHIERKVGTTHDRVVEDTEDLVAYAKDHGLWVEVIGEDGSRADLDFLERLMRAAFDAGADRLCYADTVGDASPETTYEYVARLADIGPTSTHTHDDLGLGMTNVYASLAAGADLVHATVNGIGERAGNVALEEVAIALSHCYGVETVKLDELYGLAQKVAMATGVPLPPNKAVVGENAFTHESGIHTDGTLKDDTMYEPYAPETVGRERRLVLGKHAGRAGVRAALDEHGVDVTDEELAAVVDRVKALGDRGKRVTDADLLAIAEDVQGRERDRRVELVDLTAASGGGTPTASVRLRVDDEERVASGTGSGPVDAAVEAVRSALGSDADAQLDSYHVDAITGGTNAVVTVEVEMSRGDHSVTVAASDADITRASVDAMVNALDRLLQAEAEESKGVPPADD; translated from the coding sequence GTGGTCGATTTATTCGGGGGTAACCCCAACAACACCCCTACATCCGTTTTGGATTCAGACGACCGGGTACAGCTTTTAGACACGACGCTGCGCGACGGAGAACAAGCGCCGGGTATCTCGCTGACGCCCGAGGAGAAAGCGGAGATAGCAAGCGCTCTCGACGCGGCCGACGTCCAGTACATCGAGGCCGGAAGCGCCTGCACCGGCGAGGGCGAACGCGAGACCATCCGCAAGGTCACGTCGCTCGGACTCGACGCGACGGTGACGAGTTTCGCCCGCGGCGTCCAGAGAGACGTCGATTTAGCGCTCGACTGCGACGTCGACGGGGTGACCATCGTGGTCCCCGGCAGCGACATGCACATCGAGCGAAAGGTCGGGACGACGCACGACCGGGTGGTCGAAGACACGGAGGACCTCGTGGCCTACGCGAAGGACCACGGCCTCTGGGTCGAGGTCATCGGCGAGGACGGCTCTCGCGCGGACCTCGACTTCCTCGAACGCCTCATGCGCGCGGCGTTCGACGCGGGCGCGGACCGCCTCTGTTACGCCGACACCGTCGGAGACGCGAGTCCGGAGACGACGTACGAGTACGTCGCCCGCCTCGCGGACATCGGACCGACGTCCACCCACACCCACGACGACTTGGGGCTGGGGATGACGAACGTCTACGCCAGTCTCGCGGCGGGCGCCGACCTCGTCCACGCCACCGTAAACGGCATCGGCGAACGCGCGGGCAACGTCGCACTCGAAGAGGTCGCTATCGCACTGTCGCACTGCTACGGCGTCGAGACGGTGAAACTCGACGAACTGTACGGCCTCGCACAGAAGGTCGCGATGGCGACGGGCGTTCCCCTGCCGCCGAACAAGGCCGTCGTGGGCGAGAACGCGTTCACCCACGAGAGCGGCATCCACACCGACGGGACGCTGAAAGACGACACGATGTACGAACCGTACGCGCCGGAGACGGTGGGTCGAGAGCGTCGTCTCGTCCTCGGCAAACACGCCGGACGCGCGGGCGTCCGCGCCGCACTCGACGAACACGGCGTCGACGTGACAGACGAGGAACTCGCCGCCGTGGTGGACCGCGTGAAAGCGCTCGGCGACCGGGGCAAACGCGTCACCGACGCCGACCTGCTCGCCATCGCGGAAGACGTGCAGGGGCGCGAACGCGACAGGCGCGTCGAACTGGTGGACCTCACCGCCGCGTCGGGCGGCGGAACGCCCACCGCGAGCGTCCGCCTCCGCGTGGATGACGAGGAACGCGTCGCCTCGGGCACGGGAAGCGGTCCCGTCGACGCCGCCGTCGAGGCGGTTCGCTCCGCACTCGGCTCCGACGCCGACGCCCAACTGGACTCGTACCACGTGGACGCCATCACCGGCGGGACGAACGCCGTCGTGACCGTCGAGGTGGAGATGAGTCGCGGCGACCACTCCGTTACCGTCGCCGCGTCGGACGCGGACATCACCCGCGCCAGCGTGGACGCGATGGTAAACGCGCTGGACCGACTCCTACAGGCGGAAGCCGAGGAGTCGAAGGGCGTCCCCCCCGCCGACGACTGA
- a CDS encoding DUF192 domain-containing protein: MQVEHHRNGRAQTLATDAEVADSFLSKARGLMFRRGVPDDYALVFPFDDTDRRSLHMVFVPFDIDALWLCGGEVKKKKRLSAWTGIGFGLADTIVELPAGAADDVDVGDTIRLVE, encoded by the coding sequence GTGCAGGTCGAACACCACCGCAACGGACGGGCACAGACGCTCGCCACCGACGCAGAGGTGGCGGACTCGTTCCTCTCGAAAGCGCGCGGACTGATGTTTCGTCGCGGCGTCCCCGACGACTACGCTCTCGTCTTTCCCTTCGACGACACCGACAGGCGAAGCCTCCACATGGTGTTCGTCCCCTTCGACATCGACGCTCTCTGGCTCTGCGGCGGCGAGGTGAAAAAGAAGAAGCGACTCTCCGCGTGGACCGGAATCGGGTTCGGACTCGCGGACACCATCGTCGAACTCCCGGCGGGGGCCGCCGACGACGTGGACGTCGGCGACACGATTCGACTCGTCGAGTGA
- a CDS encoding DUF7097 family protein — MEETPTGTPVGVDDPYDHSGACDHLTGDGRCRFALDRAGDDPAFAAARRADGYECLVADDDCEWRDCPHYRSTTDGRECVRCGLEEVRIAHETESRPLLEEHHLSYGVAERRSAARRTPSDGGAEGDDPSHEITVALCRWCHTKVHRSFARIDDDASPDPEAFAAREARRTKEQAEFGFQSAADRFGDE, encoded by the coding sequence ATGGAGGAGACGCCCACCGGAACGCCCGTGGGGGTGGACGACCCGTACGACCACTCGGGCGCGTGCGACCACCTCACCGGCGACGGGCGGTGCCGATTCGCTCTCGACAGGGCGGGCGACGACCCGGCGTTCGCCGCCGCGCGCCGCGCCGATGGCTACGAGTGTCTGGTCGCGGACGACGACTGCGAGTGGCGCGACTGCCCGCACTACCGTTCGACCACCGACGGCCGCGAGTGCGTCCGGTGCGGACTCGAAGAGGTCCGAATCGCACACGAGACCGAAAGCAGACCGCTTCTGGAGGAACACCACCTCTCGTACGGCGTCGCCGAACGGCGTTCGGCTGCACGTCGGACTCCGTCCGACGGCGGGGCCGAAGGCGACGACCCGAGCCACGAGATAACGGTCGCGCTCTGTCGGTGGTGTCACACGAAGGTCCACAGGTCGTTCGCCCGAATCGACGACGACGCCTCGCCGGACCCGGAGGCGTTCGCCGCCCGCGAGGCGCGTCGGACGAAAGAGCAAGCCGAGTTCGGCTTCCAGTCGGCGGCCGACCGGTTCGGAGACGAGTGA
- a CDS encoding VOC family protein translates to MTDADDAPSKLGHVHLKVRDVDDSVAFYRDVLGLSVTERYANYAFLTFGDHHHDVALQAVGPEASGPRMGVGLYHTAFEVESPDALRRTAERLSDRGVSVTPVDHRISKALYFDDPDGNGVEVYLDTREETGHEEWHGENGRFDPQSL, encoded by the coding sequence ATGACCGACGCAGACGACGCTCCCTCGAAACTCGGACACGTCCACCTCAAAGTCCGCGACGTAGACGACTCGGTCGCGTTCTACCGCGACGTGCTCGGACTCTCCGTCACCGAACGCTACGCGAACTACGCCTTTCTCACGTTCGGTGACCACCACCACGACGTCGCCCTCCAAGCGGTGGGGCCGGAGGCGTCGGGGCCGAGGATGGGCGTCGGTCTCTACCACACCGCCTTCGAAGTCGAGTCACCGGACGCGCTCCGACGGACCGCAGAACGCCTCTCGGACCGCGGCGTCTCCGTCACGCCCGTGGACCATCGAATCAGCAAAGCGCTGTACTTCGACGACCCGGACGGAAACGGCGTCGAGGTGTATCTCGACACCCGCGAGGAGACGGGCCACGAGGAGTGGCACGGCGAGAACGGGCGGTTCGACCCGCAATCGCTCTAA
- a CDS encoding lysylphosphatidylglycerol synthase transmembrane domain-containing protein has protein sequence MDTPGVSSYTRLRPAARATIGLVLAVAVLAVFVWLTGGVAVLRALTRADVGIVAVGSVAGVAAILSWGEALRRALGGTKPIGGLKYRLAYLSGDFARQVLPMGRLSGSAIIAYAVTRPFDLEYEEGLAAVTVTDLLNLVSAITLSTLGLSAVFLRADVGDVRTFLGGLTGALVVAVGVVALVTRRRHVVERLVERVSGLLYRGATRLGVEPVAAAFEPESVRRRVESYFGALDAVADDRRRVAATASFVAVGWMAFAASLTAAGTALGVGVPFAAALFVAPAAGLVGWSPLPGGAGGIEVAVTAGLVAVAGVSVESAAAVAILYRVCSYWVVVGVDAVAAGLLAAVETE, from the coding sequence GTGGACACACCCGGCGTCAGTTCGTACACGCGCCTCCGTCCCGCCGCGAGGGCGACTATCGGCCTCGTCCTCGCCGTCGCCGTTCTCGCGGTGTTCGTCTGGCTCACCGGCGGCGTGGCGGTCCTCCGCGCTCTCACGCGGGCGGACGTCGGTATCGTCGCCGTCGGAAGCGTCGCCGGAGTGGCGGCGATTCTCTCGTGGGGAGAAGCCCTCAGGCGGGCCCTCGGCGGGACGAAACCCATCGGCGGTCTGAAATACCGTCTCGCCTACCTCTCGGGGGACTTCGCTCGGCAGGTGCTACCGATGGGGCGACTGAGCGGGTCCGCGATAATCGCGTACGCGGTGACGCGCCCGTTCGACTTGGAGTACGAGGAGGGCCTCGCCGCGGTGACGGTCACCGACCTCCTCAATCTCGTCTCCGCTATCACCCTCTCGACGCTGGGTCTCTCCGCCGTCTTCCTCCGCGCGGACGTGGGCGACGTGCGGACGTTCCTCGGCGGTCTGACCGGCGCACTCGTCGTCGCCGTCGGCGTCGTCGCGTTGGTGACTCGGCGGCGACACGTCGTCGAACGACTCGTCGAGCGGGTCTCTGGACTGCTCTACCGCGGGGCGACGCGCCTCGGCGTCGAACCCGTCGCCGCCGCGTTCGAACCGGAGTCGGTGCGACGCCGCGTCGAGAGCTACTTCGGGGCGTTAGACGCCGTCGCGGACGACAGACGGCGCGTCGCGGCGACGGCGTCGTTCGTCGCCGTCGGCTGGATGGCGTTCGCCGCGTCGCTGACGGCGGCGGGGACGGCGTTGGGCGTCGGCGTCCCGTTCGCCGCGGCGTTGTTCGTCGCGCCCGCCGCCGGACTCGTCGGGTGGTCGCCGCTTCCGGGCGGCGCGGGCGGTATCGAGGTGGCGGTCACGGCCGGTCTGGTCGCCGTCGCGGGCGTCTCCGTCGAGTCCGCCGCCGCCGTCGCCATCCTCTATCGCGTCTGCAGTTACTGGGTCGTCGTCGGCGTCGACGCAGTCGCGGCGGGACTGCTCGCGGCCGTCGAAACCGAATGA